One window of the Perca fluviatilis chromosome 5, GENO_Pfluv_1.0, whole genome shotgun sequence genome contains the following:
- the bcas1 gene encoding breast carcinoma-amplified sequence 1 isoform X1: protein MGNENSKNAELTENGNIPGKHGNGSVNGLSANITSNGLEIAVNTETIVQQNAEPLSLELATESTQPEILETIIHKNQVKKGNEDQTDLSLPATNPQPEAANLKRASESLTVPESVTLDSGPEKEKAPESDNGEDSNPEENPVMNFFKTLVTPKITKKETATPGATKDQSQMENQPAVTTTVAQVSEPPAAPKGMSYPPPPPPEPPRMEIKGEPAAKPVKPTPKEEPKAAAKEAESPKGKSARVALSKFFRPKVLLGVKASKGKGASASGAKTPAKAKTAAVTIRDAPAQPAVEVQETPVVPQPVVAVEVQSENNVGHHETAEEVAQPVVEEQVVEEVPQPVVEAEKVDPSKAGTLEAAAKPEPPPPVQEAKKTASKSSFFSLFKPKAADPQKASPAPAAAETVKAKEEPKAAAKSSEAVVDNKPASVAPQAGDDAANVPRKLEKRNSIQLFFKHLGQKRNSTDAGVQTEPVPVAPAAEKAK from the exons AATGGGAATATTCCTGGGAAGCATGGTAATGGATCAGTGAACGGCCTCTCTGCAAACATCACATCTAATGGATTGGAGATTGCTG ttaacACTGAGACCATAGTCCAGCAAAATGCCGAGCCCCTCTCTTTAGAACTCGCCACAGAATCAACTCAGCCTGAAATCCTTGAAACCATCATTCATAAGAACCAGGTCAAGAAAGGTAATGAAGATCAAACAGATCTAAGTCTTCCTGCCACCAATCCACAGCCG GAGGCAGCTAACCTAAAGCGAGCGTCAGAATCGTTAACGGTGCCAGAGAGTGTGACTCTAGACTCGGGTCCCGAGAAAGAAAAAGCTCCTGAAAGCGACAACGGAGAGGACAGTAACCCAGAAGAGAATCCAGTTATGAACTTCTTCAAAACACTA GTGACTCCCAAAATAACCAAAAAGGAAACAGCTACTCCTGGTGCCACAAAAGACCAG TCCCAGATGGAGAACCAACCAGCAGTAACCACTACT GTTGCACAAGTATCTGAGCCGCCCGCAGCACCCAAAGGAATGTCTTacccaccaccacctcctccgGAGCCACCGAGAATGGAAATCAAGGGAGAACCAGCTGCCAAACCTGTCAAACCCACACCCAAAGAAGAACCCAAAGCTGCTGCAAAGGAAGCCGagtccccaaaaggaaaatcAGCCAGAGTTGCTCTGAGCAAATTCTTCCGTCCAAAG GTACTGCTAGGTGTCAAGGCATCCAAAGGCAAGGGTGCTTCAGCAAGTGGAGCCAAAACCCCGGCCAAGGCCAAGACTGCAGCAGTG ACAATCAGAGATGCACCAGCACAGCCGGCGGTAGAAGTCCAG GAGACACCAGTGGTGCCACAGCCAGTTGTCGCTGTAGAAGTCCAG AGTGAAAATAATGTTGGACACCATGAGACAGCAGAGGAGGTGGCACAGCCAGTTGTAGAAGAGCAG GTGGTCGAGGAGGTACCACAGCCAGTGGTAGAAGCTGAG AAGGTGGATCCCTCAAAAGCCGGCACCCTGGAGGCTGCTGCAAAGCCAGAACCGCCACCGCCTGTTCAGGaagcaaaaaaaacagcctCAAAATcatccttcttttctctcttcaaGCCTAAA GCTGCTGATCCCCAGAAGGCGAGCCCTGCCCCAGCTGCAGCAGAGACAGTAAAAGCCAAAGAGGAACCCAAAGCAGCAGCCAAGTCATCAGAGGCGGTCGTAGACAACAAACCAGCTTCGGTGGCCCCCCAAGCTGGAGATGATGCAGCCAATGTGCCCAGGAAACTGGAGAAGAGGAACTCAATCCAACTGTTCTTTAAACATCTG GGTCAGAAACGTAACTCGACAGATGCCGGGGTCCAGACAGAGCCGGTCCCTGTTGCTCCAGCAGCTGAGAAGGCCAAATGA
- the bcas1 gene encoding breast carcinoma-amplified sequence 1 isoform X8, with product MGNENSKNAELTENGNIPGKHGNGSVNGLSANITSNGLEIAVNTETIVQQNAEPLSLELATESTQPEILETIIHKNQVKKGNEDQTDLSLPATNPQPEAANLKRASESLTVPESVTLDSGPEKEKAPESDNGEDSNPEENPVMNFFKTLVTPKITKKETATPGATKDQSQMENQPAVTTTVAQVSEPPAAPKGMSYPPPPPPEPPRMEIKGEPAAKPVKPTPKEEPKAAAKEAESPKGKSARVALSKFFRPKTIRDAPAQPAVEVQSENNVGHHETAEEVAQPVVEEQVVEEVPQPVVEAEKVDPSKAGTLEAAAKPEPPPPVQEAKKTASKSSFFSLFKPKAADPQKASPAPAAAETVKAKEEPKAAAKSSEAVVDNKPASVAPQAGDDAANVPRKLEKRNSIQLFFKHLGQKRNSTDAGVQTEPVPVAPAAEKAK from the exons AATGGGAATATTCCTGGGAAGCATGGTAATGGATCAGTGAACGGCCTCTCTGCAAACATCACATCTAATGGATTGGAGATTGCTG ttaacACTGAGACCATAGTCCAGCAAAATGCCGAGCCCCTCTCTTTAGAACTCGCCACAGAATCAACTCAGCCTGAAATCCTTGAAACCATCATTCATAAGAACCAGGTCAAGAAAGGTAATGAAGATCAAACAGATCTAAGTCTTCCTGCCACCAATCCACAGCCG GAGGCAGCTAACCTAAAGCGAGCGTCAGAATCGTTAACGGTGCCAGAGAGTGTGACTCTAGACTCGGGTCCCGAGAAAGAAAAAGCTCCTGAAAGCGACAACGGAGAGGACAGTAACCCAGAAGAGAATCCAGTTATGAACTTCTTCAAAACACTA GTGACTCCCAAAATAACCAAAAAGGAAACAGCTACTCCTGGTGCCACAAAAGACCAG TCCCAGATGGAGAACCAACCAGCAGTAACCACTACT GTTGCACAAGTATCTGAGCCGCCCGCAGCACCCAAAGGAATGTCTTacccaccaccacctcctccgGAGCCACCGAGAATGGAAATCAAGGGAGAACCAGCTGCCAAACCTGTCAAACCCACACCCAAAGAAGAACCCAAAGCTGCTGCAAAGGAAGCCGagtccccaaaaggaaaatcAGCCAGAGTTGCTCTGAGCAAATTCTTCCGTCCAAAG ACAATCAGAGATGCACCAGCACAGCCGGCGGTAGAAGTCCAG AGTGAAAATAATGTTGGACACCATGAGACAGCAGAGGAGGTGGCACAGCCAGTTGTAGAAGAGCAG GTGGTCGAGGAGGTACCACAGCCAGTGGTAGAAGCTGAG AAGGTGGATCCCTCAAAAGCCGGCACCCTGGAGGCTGCTGCAAAGCCAGAACCGCCACCGCCTGTTCAGGaagcaaaaaaaacagcctCAAAATcatccttcttttctctcttcaaGCCTAAA GCTGCTGATCCCCAGAAGGCGAGCCCTGCCCCAGCTGCAGCAGAGACAGTAAAAGCCAAAGAGGAACCCAAAGCAGCAGCCAAGTCATCAGAGGCGGTCGTAGACAACAAACCAGCTTCGGTGGCCCCCCAAGCTGGAGATGATGCAGCCAATGTGCCCAGGAAACTGGAGAAGAGGAACTCAATCCAACTGTTCTTTAAACATCTG GGTCAGAAACGTAACTCGACAGATGCCGGGGTCCAGACAGAGCCGGTCCCTGTTGCTCCAGCAGCTGAGAAGGCCAAATGA
- the bcas1 gene encoding breast carcinoma-amplified sequence 1 isoform X6: MGNENSKNAELTENGNIPGKHGNGSVNGLSANITSNGLEIAVNTETIVQQNAEPLSLELATESTQPEILETIIHKNQVKKGNEDQTDLSLPATNPQPEAANLKRASESLTVPESVTLDSGPEKEKAPESDNGEDSNPEENPVMNFFKTLVTPKITKKETATPGATKDQSQMENQPAVTTTVAQVSEPPAAPKGMSYPPPPPPEPPRMEIKGEPAAKPVKPTPKEEPKAAAKEAESPKGKSARVALSKFFRPKTIRDAPAQPAVEVQETPVVPQPVVAVEVQSENNVGHHETAEEVAQPVVEEQVVEEVPQPVVEAEKVDPSKAGTLEAAAKPEPPPPVQEAKKTASKSSFFSLFKPKAADPQKASPAPAAAETVKAKEEPKAAAKSSEAVVDNKPASVAPQAGDDAANVPRKLEKRNSIQLFFKHLGQKRNSTDAGVQTEPVPVAPAAEKAK; encoded by the exons AATGGGAATATTCCTGGGAAGCATGGTAATGGATCAGTGAACGGCCTCTCTGCAAACATCACATCTAATGGATTGGAGATTGCTG ttaacACTGAGACCATAGTCCAGCAAAATGCCGAGCCCCTCTCTTTAGAACTCGCCACAGAATCAACTCAGCCTGAAATCCTTGAAACCATCATTCATAAGAACCAGGTCAAGAAAGGTAATGAAGATCAAACAGATCTAAGTCTTCCTGCCACCAATCCACAGCCG GAGGCAGCTAACCTAAAGCGAGCGTCAGAATCGTTAACGGTGCCAGAGAGTGTGACTCTAGACTCGGGTCCCGAGAAAGAAAAAGCTCCTGAAAGCGACAACGGAGAGGACAGTAACCCAGAAGAGAATCCAGTTATGAACTTCTTCAAAACACTA GTGACTCCCAAAATAACCAAAAAGGAAACAGCTACTCCTGGTGCCACAAAAGACCAG TCCCAGATGGAGAACCAACCAGCAGTAACCACTACT GTTGCACAAGTATCTGAGCCGCCCGCAGCACCCAAAGGAATGTCTTacccaccaccacctcctccgGAGCCACCGAGAATGGAAATCAAGGGAGAACCAGCTGCCAAACCTGTCAAACCCACACCCAAAGAAGAACCCAAAGCTGCTGCAAAGGAAGCCGagtccccaaaaggaaaatcAGCCAGAGTTGCTCTGAGCAAATTCTTCCGTCCAAAG ACAATCAGAGATGCACCAGCACAGCCGGCGGTAGAAGTCCAG GAGACACCAGTGGTGCCACAGCCAGTTGTCGCTGTAGAAGTCCAG AGTGAAAATAATGTTGGACACCATGAGACAGCAGAGGAGGTGGCACAGCCAGTTGTAGAAGAGCAG GTGGTCGAGGAGGTACCACAGCCAGTGGTAGAAGCTGAG AAGGTGGATCCCTCAAAAGCCGGCACCCTGGAGGCTGCTGCAAAGCCAGAACCGCCACCGCCTGTTCAGGaagcaaaaaaaacagcctCAAAATcatccttcttttctctcttcaaGCCTAAA GCTGCTGATCCCCAGAAGGCGAGCCCTGCCCCAGCTGCAGCAGAGACAGTAAAAGCCAAAGAGGAACCCAAAGCAGCAGCCAAGTCATCAGAGGCGGTCGTAGACAACAAACCAGCTTCGGTGGCCCCCCAAGCTGGAGATGATGCAGCCAATGTGCCCAGGAAACTGGAGAAGAGGAACTCAATCCAACTGTTCTTTAAACATCTG GGTCAGAAACGTAACTCGACAGATGCCGGGGTCCAGACAGAGCCGGTCCCTGTTGCTCCAGCAGCTGAGAAGGCCAAATGA
- the bcas1 gene encoding breast carcinoma-amplified sequence 1 isoform X11, producing MGNENSKNAELTENGNIPGKHGNGSVNGLSANITSNGLEIAVNTETIVQQNAEPLSLELATESTQPEILETIIHKNQVKKGNEDQTDLSLPATNPQPEAANLKRASESLTVPESVTLDSGPEKEKAPESDNGEDSNPEENPVMNFFKTLVTPKITKKETATPGATKDQSQMENQPAVTTTVAQVSEPPAAPKGMSYPPPPPPEPPRMEIKGEPAAKPVKPTPKEEPKAAAKEAESPKGKSARVALSKFFRPKKVDPSKAGTLEAAAKPEPPPPVQEAKKTASKSSFFSLFKPKAADPQKASPAPAAAETVKAKEEPKAAAKSSEAVVDNKPASVAPQAGDDAANVPRKLEKRNSIQLFFKHLGQKRNSTDAGVQTEPVPVAPAAEKAK from the exons AATGGGAATATTCCTGGGAAGCATGGTAATGGATCAGTGAACGGCCTCTCTGCAAACATCACATCTAATGGATTGGAGATTGCTG ttaacACTGAGACCATAGTCCAGCAAAATGCCGAGCCCCTCTCTTTAGAACTCGCCACAGAATCAACTCAGCCTGAAATCCTTGAAACCATCATTCATAAGAACCAGGTCAAGAAAGGTAATGAAGATCAAACAGATCTAAGTCTTCCTGCCACCAATCCACAGCCG GAGGCAGCTAACCTAAAGCGAGCGTCAGAATCGTTAACGGTGCCAGAGAGTGTGACTCTAGACTCGGGTCCCGAGAAAGAAAAAGCTCCTGAAAGCGACAACGGAGAGGACAGTAACCCAGAAGAGAATCCAGTTATGAACTTCTTCAAAACACTA GTGACTCCCAAAATAACCAAAAAGGAAACAGCTACTCCTGGTGCCACAAAAGACCAG TCCCAGATGGAGAACCAACCAGCAGTAACCACTACT GTTGCACAAGTATCTGAGCCGCCCGCAGCACCCAAAGGAATGTCTTacccaccaccacctcctccgGAGCCACCGAGAATGGAAATCAAGGGAGAACCAGCTGCCAAACCTGTCAAACCCACACCCAAAGAAGAACCCAAAGCTGCTGCAAAGGAAGCCGagtccccaaaaggaaaatcAGCCAGAGTTGCTCTGAGCAAATTCTTCCGTCCAAAG AAGGTGGATCCCTCAAAAGCCGGCACCCTGGAGGCTGCTGCAAAGCCAGAACCGCCACCGCCTGTTCAGGaagcaaaaaaaacagcctCAAAATcatccttcttttctctcttcaaGCCTAAA GCTGCTGATCCCCAGAAGGCGAGCCCTGCCCCAGCTGCAGCAGAGACAGTAAAAGCCAAAGAGGAACCCAAAGCAGCAGCCAAGTCATCAGAGGCGGTCGTAGACAACAAACCAGCTTCGGTGGCCCCCCAAGCTGGAGATGATGCAGCCAATGTGCCCAGGAAACTGGAGAAGAGGAACTCAATCCAACTGTTCTTTAAACATCTG GGTCAGAAACGTAACTCGACAGATGCCGGGGTCCAGACAGAGCCGGTCCCTGTTGCTCCAGCAGCTGAGAAGGCCAAATGA
- the bcas1 gene encoding breast carcinoma-amplified sequence 1 isoform X9 has protein sequence MGNENSKNAELTENGNIPGKHGNGSVNGLSANITSNGLEIAVNTETIVQQNAEPLSLELATESTQPEILETIIHKNQVKKGNEDQTDLSLPATNPQPEAANLKRASESLTVPESVTLDSGPEKEKAPESDNGEDSNPEENPVMNFFKTLVTPKITKKETATPGATKDQSQMENQPAVTTTVAQVSEPPAAPKGMSYPPPPPPEPPRMEIKGEPAAKPVKPTPKEEPKAAAKEAESPKGKSARVALSKFFRPKVLLGVKASKGKGASASGAKTPAKAKTAAVVVEEVPQPVVEAEKVDPSKAGTLEAAAKPEPPPPVQEAKKTASKSSFFSLFKPKAADPQKASPAPAAAETVKAKEEPKAAAKSSEAVVDNKPASVAPQAGDDAANVPRKLEKRNSIQLFFKHLGQKRNSTDAGVQTEPVPVAPAAEKAK, from the exons AATGGGAATATTCCTGGGAAGCATGGTAATGGATCAGTGAACGGCCTCTCTGCAAACATCACATCTAATGGATTGGAGATTGCTG ttaacACTGAGACCATAGTCCAGCAAAATGCCGAGCCCCTCTCTTTAGAACTCGCCACAGAATCAACTCAGCCTGAAATCCTTGAAACCATCATTCATAAGAACCAGGTCAAGAAAGGTAATGAAGATCAAACAGATCTAAGTCTTCCTGCCACCAATCCACAGCCG GAGGCAGCTAACCTAAAGCGAGCGTCAGAATCGTTAACGGTGCCAGAGAGTGTGACTCTAGACTCGGGTCCCGAGAAAGAAAAAGCTCCTGAAAGCGACAACGGAGAGGACAGTAACCCAGAAGAGAATCCAGTTATGAACTTCTTCAAAACACTA GTGACTCCCAAAATAACCAAAAAGGAAACAGCTACTCCTGGTGCCACAAAAGACCAG TCCCAGATGGAGAACCAACCAGCAGTAACCACTACT GTTGCACAAGTATCTGAGCCGCCCGCAGCACCCAAAGGAATGTCTTacccaccaccacctcctccgGAGCCACCGAGAATGGAAATCAAGGGAGAACCAGCTGCCAAACCTGTCAAACCCACACCCAAAGAAGAACCCAAAGCTGCTGCAAAGGAAGCCGagtccccaaaaggaaaatcAGCCAGAGTTGCTCTGAGCAAATTCTTCCGTCCAAAG GTACTGCTAGGTGTCAAGGCATCCAAAGGCAAGGGTGCTTCAGCAAGTGGAGCCAAAACCCCGGCCAAGGCCAAGACTGCAGCAGTG GTGGTCGAGGAGGTACCACAGCCAGTGGTAGAAGCTGAG AAGGTGGATCCCTCAAAAGCCGGCACCCTGGAGGCTGCTGCAAAGCCAGAACCGCCACCGCCTGTTCAGGaagcaaaaaaaacagcctCAAAATcatccttcttttctctcttcaaGCCTAAA GCTGCTGATCCCCAGAAGGCGAGCCCTGCCCCAGCTGCAGCAGAGACAGTAAAAGCCAAAGAGGAACCCAAAGCAGCAGCCAAGTCATCAGAGGCGGTCGTAGACAACAAACCAGCTTCGGTGGCCCCCCAAGCTGGAGATGATGCAGCCAATGTGCCCAGGAAACTGGAGAAGAGGAACTCAATCCAACTGTTCTTTAAACATCTG GGTCAGAAACGTAACTCGACAGATGCCGGGGTCCAGACAGAGCCGGTCCCTGTTGCTCCAGCAGCTGAGAAGGCCAAATGA
- the bcas1 gene encoding breast carcinoma-amplified sequence 1 isoform X5: MGNENSKNAELTENGNIPGKHGNGSVNGLSANITSNGLEIAVNTETIVQQNAEPLSLELATESTQPEILETIIHKNQVKKGNEDQTDLSLPATNPQPEAANLKRASESLTVPESVTLDSGPEKEKAPESDNGEDSNPEENPVMNFFKTLVTPKITKKETATPGATKDQSQMENQPAVTTTVAQVSEPPAAPKGMSYPPPPPPEPPRMEIKGEPAAKPVKPTPKEEPKAAAKEAESPKGKSARVALSKFFRPKVLLGVKASKGKGASASGAKTPAKAKTAAVTIRDAPAQPAVEVQSENNVGHHETAEEVAQPVVEEQKVDPSKAGTLEAAAKPEPPPPVQEAKKTASKSSFFSLFKPKAADPQKASPAPAAAETVKAKEEPKAAAKSSEAVVDNKPASVAPQAGDDAANVPRKLEKRNSIQLFFKHLGQKRNSTDAGVQTEPVPVAPAAEKAK; encoded by the exons AATGGGAATATTCCTGGGAAGCATGGTAATGGATCAGTGAACGGCCTCTCTGCAAACATCACATCTAATGGATTGGAGATTGCTG ttaacACTGAGACCATAGTCCAGCAAAATGCCGAGCCCCTCTCTTTAGAACTCGCCACAGAATCAACTCAGCCTGAAATCCTTGAAACCATCATTCATAAGAACCAGGTCAAGAAAGGTAATGAAGATCAAACAGATCTAAGTCTTCCTGCCACCAATCCACAGCCG GAGGCAGCTAACCTAAAGCGAGCGTCAGAATCGTTAACGGTGCCAGAGAGTGTGACTCTAGACTCGGGTCCCGAGAAAGAAAAAGCTCCTGAAAGCGACAACGGAGAGGACAGTAACCCAGAAGAGAATCCAGTTATGAACTTCTTCAAAACACTA GTGACTCCCAAAATAACCAAAAAGGAAACAGCTACTCCTGGTGCCACAAAAGACCAG TCCCAGATGGAGAACCAACCAGCAGTAACCACTACT GTTGCACAAGTATCTGAGCCGCCCGCAGCACCCAAAGGAATGTCTTacccaccaccacctcctccgGAGCCACCGAGAATGGAAATCAAGGGAGAACCAGCTGCCAAACCTGTCAAACCCACACCCAAAGAAGAACCCAAAGCTGCTGCAAAGGAAGCCGagtccccaaaaggaaaatcAGCCAGAGTTGCTCTGAGCAAATTCTTCCGTCCAAAG GTACTGCTAGGTGTCAAGGCATCCAAAGGCAAGGGTGCTTCAGCAAGTGGAGCCAAAACCCCGGCCAAGGCCAAGACTGCAGCAGTG ACAATCAGAGATGCACCAGCACAGCCGGCGGTAGAAGTCCAG AGTGAAAATAATGTTGGACACCATGAGACAGCAGAGGAGGTGGCACAGCCAGTTGTAGAAGAGCAG AAGGTGGATCCCTCAAAAGCCGGCACCCTGGAGGCTGCTGCAAAGCCAGAACCGCCACCGCCTGTTCAGGaagcaaaaaaaacagcctCAAAATcatccttcttttctctcttcaaGCCTAAA GCTGCTGATCCCCAGAAGGCGAGCCCTGCCCCAGCTGCAGCAGAGACAGTAAAAGCCAAAGAGGAACCCAAAGCAGCAGCCAAGTCATCAGAGGCGGTCGTAGACAACAAACCAGCTTCGGTGGCCCCCCAAGCTGGAGATGATGCAGCCAATGTGCCCAGGAAACTGGAGAAGAGGAACTCAATCCAACTGTTCTTTAAACATCTG GGTCAGAAACGTAACTCGACAGATGCCGGGGTCCAGACAGAGCCGGTCCCTGTTGCTCCAGCAGCTGAGAAGGCCAAATGA
- the bcas1 gene encoding breast carcinoma-amplified sequence 1 isoform X10, with translation MGNENSKNAELTENGNIPGKHGNGSVNGLSANITSNGLEIAVNTETIVQQNAEPLSLELATESTQPEILETIIHKNQVKKGNEDQTDLSLPATNPQPEAANLKRASESLTVPESVTLDSGPEKEKAPESDNGEDSNPEENPVMNFFKTLVTPKITKKETATPGATKDQSQMENQPAVTTTVAQVSEPPAAPKGMSYPPPPPPEPPRMEIKGEPAAKPVKPTPKEEPKAAAKEAESPKGKSARVALSKFFRPKVLLGVKASKGKGASASGAKTPAKAKTAAVKVDPSKAGTLEAAAKPEPPPPVQEAKKTASKSSFFSLFKPKAADPQKASPAPAAAETVKAKEEPKAAAKSSEAVVDNKPASVAPQAGDDAANVPRKLEKRNSIQLFFKHLGQKRNSTDAGVQTEPVPVAPAAEKAK, from the exons AATGGGAATATTCCTGGGAAGCATGGTAATGGATCAGTGAACGGCCTCTCTGCAAACATCACATCTAATGGATTGGAGATTGCTG ttaacACTGAGACCATAGTCCAGCAAAATGCCGAGCCCCTCTCTTTAGAACTCGCCACAGAATCAACTCAGCCTGAAATCCTTGAAACCATCATTCATAAGAACCAGGTCAAGAAAGGTAATGAAGATCAAACAGATCTAAGTCTTCCTGCCACCAATCCACAGCCG GAGGCAGCTAACCTAAAGCGAGCGTCAGAATCGTTAACGGTGCCAGAGAGTGTGACTCTAGACTCGGGTCCCGAGAAAGAAAAAGCTCCTGAAAGCGACAACGGAGAGGACAGTAACCCAGAAGAGAATCCAGTTATGAACTTCTTCAAAACACTA GTGACTCCCAAAATAACCAAAAAGGAAACAGCTACTCCTGGTGCCACAAAAGACCAG TCCCAGATGGAGAACCAACCAGCAGTAACCACTACT GTTGCACAAGTATCTGAGCCGCCCGCAGCACCCAAAGGAATGTCTTacccaccaccacctcctccgGAGCCACCGAGAATGGAAATCAAGGGAGAACCAGCTGCCAAACCTGTCAAACCCACACCCAAAGAAGAACCCAAAGCTGCTGCAAAGGAAGCCGagtccccaaaaggaaaatcAGCCAGAGTTGCTCTGAGCAAATTCTTCCGTCCAAAG GTACTGCTAGGTGTCAAGGCATCCAAAGGCAAGGGTGCTTCAGCAAGTGGAGCCAAAACCCCGGCCAAGGCCAAGACTGCAGCAGTG AAGGTGGATCCCTCAAAAGCCGGCACCCTGGAGGCTGCTGCAAAGCCAGAACCGCCACCGCCTGTTCAGGaagcaaaaaaaacagcctCAAAATcatccttcttttctctcttcaaGCCTAAA GCTGCTGATCCCCAGAAGGCGAGCCCTGCCCCAGCTGCAGCAGAGACAGTAAAAGCCAAAGAGGAACCCAAAGCAGCAGCCAAGTCATCAGAGGCGGTCGTAGACAACAAACCAGCTTCGGTGGCCCCCCAAGCTGGAGATGATGCAGCCAATGTGCCCAGGAAACTGGAGAAGAGGAACTCAATCCAACTGTTCTTTAAACATCTG GGTCAGAAACGTAACTCGACAGATGCCGGGGTCCAGACAGAGCCGGTCCCTGTTGCTCCAGCAGCTGAGAAGGCCAAATGA
- the bcas1 gene encoding breast carcinoma-amplified sequence 1 isoform X7 has product MGNENSKNAELTENGNIPGKHGNGSVNGLSANITSNGLEIAVNTETIVQQNAEPLSLELATESTQPEILETIIHKNQVKKGNEDQTDLSLPATNPQPEAANLKRASESLTVPESVTLDSGPEKEKAPESDNGEDSNPEENPVMNFFKTLVAQVSEPPAAPKGMSYPPPPPPEPPRMEIKGEPAAKPVKPTPKEEPKAAAKEAESPKGKSARVALSKFFRPKVLLGVKASKGKGASASGAKTPAKAKTAAVTIRDAPAQPAVEVQETPVVPQPVVAVEVQSENNVGHHETAEEVAQPVVEEQVVEEVPQPVVEAEKVDPSKAGTLEAAAKPEPPPPVQEAKKTASKSSFFSLFKPKAADPQKASPAPAAAETVKAKEEPKAAAKSSEAVVDNKPASVAPQAGDDAANVPRKLEKRNSIQLFFKHLGQKRNSTDAGVQTEPVPVAPAAEKAK; this is encoded by the exons AATGGGAATATTCCTGGGAAGCATGGTAATGGATCAGTGAACGGCCTCTCTGCAAACATCACATCTAATGGATTGGAGATTGCTG ttaacACTGAGACCATAGTCCAGCAAAATGCCGAGCCCCTCTCTTTAGAACTCGCCACAGAATCAACTCAGCCTGAAATCCTTGAAACCATCATTCATAAGAACCAGGTCAAGAAAGGTAATGAAGATCAAACAGATCTAAGTCTTCCTGCCACCAATCCACAGCCG GAGGCAGCTAACCTAAAGCGAGCGTCAGAATCGTTAACGGTGCCAGAGAGTGTGACTCTAGACTCGGGTCCCGAGAAAGAAAAAGCTCCTGAAAGCGACAACGGAGAGGACAGTAACCCAGAAGAGAATCCAGTTATGAACTTCTTCAAAACACTA GTTGCACAAGTATCTGAGCCGCCCGCAGCACCCAAAGGAATGTCTTacccaccaccacctcctccgGAGCCACCGAGAATGGAAATCAAGGGAGAACCAGCTGCCAAACCTGTCAAACCCACACCCAAAGAAGAACCCAAAGCTGCTGCAAAGGAAGCCGagtccccaaaaggaaaatcAGCCAGAGTTGCTCTGAGCAAATTCTTCCGTCCAAAG GTACTGCTAGGTGTCAAGGCATCCAAAGGCAAGGGTGCTTCAGCAAGTGGAGCCAAAACCCCGGCCAAGGCCAAGACTGCAGCAGTG ACAATCAGAGATGCACCAGCACAGCCGGCGGTAGAAGTCCAG GAGACACCAGTGGTGCCACAGCCAGTTGTCGCTGTAGAAGTCCAG AGTGAAAATAATGTTGGACACCATGAGACAGCAGAGGAGGTGGCACAGCCAGTTGTAGAAGAGCAG GTGGTCGAGGAGGTACCACAGCCAGTGGTAGAAGCTGAG AAGGTGGATCCCTCAAAAGCCGGCACCCTGGAGGCTGCTGCAAAGCCAGAACCGCCACCGCCTGTTCAGGaagcaaaaaaaacagcctCAAAATcatccttcttttctctcttcaaGCCTAAA GCTGCTGATCCCCAGAAGGCGAGCCCTGCCCCAGCTGCAGCAGAGACAGTAAAAGCCAAAGAGGAACCCAAAGCAGCAGCCAAGTCATCAGAGGCGGTCGTAGACAACAAACCAGCTTCGGTGGCCCCCCAAGCTGGAGATGATGCAGCCAATGTGCCCAGGAAACTGGAGAAGAGGAACTCAATCCAACTGTTCTTTAAACATCTG GGTCAGAAACGTAACTCGACAGATGCCGGGGTCCAGACAGAGCCGGTCCCTGTTGCTCCAGCAGCTGAGAAGGCCAAATGA